A stretch of Kyrpidia spormannii DNA encodes these proteins:
- a CDS encoding ABC transporter substrate-binding protein — translation MRKRWLSKIVATLCIGSLLAGCGTGATAQKSVKIGAIFPLTGGSAYEGQSFKNAIELARDEINANGGVNGVKLDIIFQDDKSKPAEGVSAAQKLITQDKVVALLGAFNSSVTLAIEDVSKREKVVQITPGSTADAVTEQGNPYMYRNILPNKVQGKAIADYAVTNLGLHKFAILAENTDYGRSGATVFENEVKAKGGSVIVKEYYNQGDTDFYVQLTKLKNSGAEGTFIAGLITEGAQIVKQARDLGVKTQFLGMGGFTNNKFHELAGGAEEGMIHSSYFEPDAYQYFPDSKSFVEAYKKKYGVDPDMYAAGGYEAVYILAAAMKTGGFDREGIQKGMKQIKDLPGVQGPTTFDDKGQASKHLLFVKWSGGKRVVIGSDVDNAKK, via the coding sequence GTGCGAAAACGTTGGTTGTCTAAAATTGTTGCCACCCTGTGTATTGGAAGTCTTTTGGCCGGATGCGGAACGGGAGCAACTGCTCAGAAGTCGGTCAAAATCGGGGCAATTTTTCCCCTAACGGGCGGCTCCGCTTACGAAGGTCAAAGTTTCAAAAATGCCATTGAACTCGCTCGGGATGAAATTAACGCAAACGGTGGAGTCAACGGCGTCAAATTAGACATTATTTTCCAAGATGACAAAAGCAAACCGGCTGAAGGGGTGAGTGCGGCGCAAAAACTCATTACCCAAGATAAAGTCGTCGCTCTCTTGGGGGCTTTCAACAGTAGTGTAACTCTCGCTATCGAAGATGTAAGTAAACGTGAAAAGGTTGTCCAGATTACTCCCGGATCCACTGCCGATGCCGTTACTGAACAAGGAAACCCTTACATGTACAGGAACATTCTGCCTAACAAAGTGCAAGGGAAAGCTATCGCCGATTATGCTGTGACCAACCTTGGCCTTCACAAATTCGCAATTCTGGCGGAAAACACTGATTATGGGAGGTCCGGGGCTACGGTCTTCGAAAATGAGGTTAAGGCCAAGGGCGGAAGTGTCATTGTGAAGGAATATTATAATCAGGGAGACACCGACTTTTACGTCCAACTGACAAAATTAAAGAATTCCGGAGCAGAGGGAACGTTCATAGCCGGTCTCATTACTGAAGGTGCCCAAATTGTAAAACAAGCCAGGGATCTCGGCGTCAAAACCCAGTTCCTAGGAATGGGGGGCTTTACAAACAACAAGTTCCATGAATTGGCGGGAGGGGCAGAGGAAGGAATGATTCACAGCAGTTACTTCGAACCCGACGCCTATCAGTATTTCCCTGATTCGAAGTCATTCGTCGAAGCCTACAAAAAGAAGTACGGTGTTGACCCCGACATGTACGCGGCCGGTGGCTATGAAGCTGTCTACATTCTAGCTGCAGCCATGAAGACAGGCGGATTTGACCGAGAAGGCATTCAAAAGGGAATGAAACAAATCAAAGATCTACCTGGTGTTCAAGGACCAACAACCTTTGACGATAAAGGGCAAGCCTCCAAGCATCTGCTCTTTGTCAAATGGTCAGGAGGAAAACGGGTCGTTATCGGCTCGGACGTCGACAACGCCAAGAAATAA
- a CDS encoding branched-chain amino acid ABC transporter permease — MNEFLQQTVNGLVMGSCYTLIALGLTLIFGMLDMVNFAHGDLYMVGAFIAVACVGTLGVPYYLSILVAMIVVALLGVLLERIAFRPLEKSSRVNLLVSSIGISIILQNGVQLLWGPDPRPLPSPLANTVFGAFGITLNAQRILVVGVALGLIVLVYLLIQKTNLGIAMRAVALDSEVAALMGVRLNRILAATFALGAGLAAVAGVLLGPMFNVYPTMGVSATLKAFVVVLLGGIGNVAGAIAGGFLLGLMETYTAGYISSEYKDVMSFILMILVLLFKPNGIFGTYVQEKV, encoded by the coding sequence TTGAACGAGTTCCTTCAACAGACAGTAAACGGTTTAGTTATGGGAAGCTGCTATACACTGATCGCCCTAGGATTAACCCTGATCTTCGGCATGTTGGACATGGTGAATTTTGCCCACGGGGACCTGTATATGGTCGGGGCATTTATCGCTGTCGCCTGCGTTGGTACCTTGGGTGTCCCGTATTACTTGTCCATCCTTGTCGCCATGATTGTGGTGGCGCTGTTGGGGGTGCTTTTGGAACGAATCGCTTTTCGTCCCTTAGAGAAATCCAGTCGTGTCAACCTACTGGTAAGTTCCATCGGGATTTCGATCATTCTCCAAAACGGTGTACAACTGCTGTGGGGACCCGACCCGAGACCTCTTCCGTCTCCTTTAGCCAATACTGTGTTCGGGGCGTTCGGTATTACTCTGAACGCCCAACGGATCTTAGTCGTCGGGGTTGCTCTCGGTTTGATTGTTTTGGTGTACCTGCTCATCCAAAAAACAAATCTTGGAATCGCAATGAGAGCGGTAGCTCTTGATTCGGAAGTTGCAGCTCTGATGGGGGTCAGGTTGAACCGCATTCTTGCCGCAACGTTTGCTTTAGGTGCCGGACTCGCCGCTGTCGCCGGTGTCTTGCTGGGGCCTATGTTCAATGTCTATCCGACAATGGGAGTTTCGGCCACTCTAAAAGCGTTCGTGGTCGTGTTATTGGGAGGCATAGGTAACGTGGCAGGCGCCATTGCGGGCGGGTTTCTATTGGGTTTGATGGAAACCTACACGGCGGGCTATATCTCATCCGAATACAAAGATGTCATGTCCTTTATCCTGATGATCCTTGTCCTGTTGTTTAAGCCGAATGGAATATTTGGAACATATGTTCAGGAAAAGGTGTGA
- a CDS encoding branched-chain amino acid ABC transporter permease, protein MRMLVLLLLGGALVLPVAVPDEYLIHTLIMAGFNIMLVLSLFLISGFVGQISMGHAAFFGIGAYVSALVSLHHVPVWLGFLVASLVSLVVGLAIGYPVLRLKGHFFAIATLGFGEIVRLLINNWVDITGGPMGITNIQAPEGLFGLDLSSKQTYYYLVLLFVIGTIYLLVTLRDSKFGRGFIAIRLDEITAGAMGINTASYKILAYMLSCMVAGLSGALYAHYIRFLSPEMFTLNKSIDVLVMLLIGGVNSIWGCVVSALVITLMNESLQSLDIYQMFMFGILILLIVLFVPKGLGGLFQRYVAAGRGLKRGTHLAD, encoded by the coding sequence ATGAGGATGTTGGTCCTGTTGTTGTTGGGAGGCGCTTTGGTTCTCCCGGTCGCGGTCCCAGATGAATATCTCATCCACACACTGATCATGGCCGGGTTCAATATCATGTTGGTTTTGAGTCTTTTTCTGATCTCCGGGTTTGTGGGGCAGATCTCCATGGGACACGCCGCCTTCTTTGGCATAGGAGCTTATGTGTCTGCCCTGGTGTCCCTGCATCATGTCCCGGTCTGGTTGGGTTTCCTCGTTGCAAGCCTGGTCAGCTTGGTGGTCGGCTTGGCAATCGGATATCCGGTTTTGCGGTTAAAGGGCCACTTCTTCGCCATCGCGACGCTTGGCTTTGGAGAAATCGTACGTTTGCTGATCAACAATTGGGTCGATATTACAGGAGGGCCCATGGGCATCACGAACATTCAGGCGCCGGAGGGACTGTTCGGACTCGACCTCTCTAGCAAGCAGACTTATTACTACCTGGTGCTGCTTTTTGTGATCGGCACGATTTACCTGTTGGTTACGCTCCGTGATTCCAAGTTCGGACGGGGTTTTATCGCTATCCGCCTCGATGAAATCACTGCGGGAGCAATGGGGATTAACACCGCTTCATACAAGATTCTCGCATACATGTTGAGCTGTATGGTGGCCGGACTGTCAGGCGCCCTATATGCCCATTACATCCGATTTTTGAGTCCCGAAATGTTCACCCTCAACAAGTCCATTGACGTATTGGTGATGCTGCTGATTGGAGGGGTTAACAGTATTTGGGGATGTGTCGTTAGCGCGCTAGTCATCACCTTGATGAATGAATCATTGCAGTCTTTAGACATTTATCAAATGTTTATGTTTGGGATCCTGATTCTCCTCATTGTTCTGTTTGTGCCGAAAGGACTGGGAGGCCTGTTTCAACGGTATGTAGCGGCAGGAAGGGGGTTGAAACGTGGAACCCATCTTGCGGATTGA
- a CDS encoding ABC transporter ATP-binding protein, with protein MLKINEIDVYYHKTCALRGLTIEVRPGEIVTLIGANGAGKSTLLRAISGLEKVSAGSIEFEGRNILELSPDRIVRLGIAHVPEGRRIFGRLTVMENLRLGSYIRRDKKAIVHDLERIFSLFPVLRDRRSQYAGTLSGGEQQMLAIARALLAKPKLLLLDEPSLGLAPAVVDSVFDVITEIRKLGVTILMVEQNARMALMIADRGYVLETGSIVHQGTSHELLTDELIAKAYLG; from the coding sequence ATGCTTAAAATTAACGAGATTGACGTCTACTACCATAAGACATGTGCACTCCGAGGTCTAACAATAGAGGTTCGGCCCGGCGAAATTGTTACGTTGATCGGGGCCAACGGAGCAGGAAAGTCAACATTGTTGAGAGCCATCTCGGGACTGGAGAAGGTGTCCGCGGGATCCATCGAATTTGAGGGACGAAATATCCTTGAACTTTCCCCGGACCGGATCGTCCGGTTAGGGATTGCCCATGTCCCCGAAGGGCGCAGGATTTTTGGGCGCTTGACCGTGATGGAAAATTTGCGGCTCGGATCATACATCAGACGGGATAAAAAGGCGATTGTTCATGATCTAGAACGGATATTTAGTTTATTTCCCGTCCTTCGCGACCGCAGATCGCAGTACGCCGGGACGCTCAGTGGCGGCGAACAGCAAATGCTGGCTATAGCCCGGGCTTTGTTGGCTAAGCCGAAGCTTTTGTTATTGGACGAACCATCCTTGGGACTCGCACCGGCCGTTGTGGACAGCGTCTTCGATGTCATCACGGAGATTCGGAAGTTGGGAGTTACGATCCTGATGGTCGAGCAAAATGCCAGAATGGCTCTCATGATTGCCGACCGTGGATATGTCCTAGAAACCGGCTCAATTGTTCACCAGGGTACATCCCACGAGCTCTTGACGGATGAACTGATTGCCAAAGCTTACCTCGGATAA
- a CDS encoding RNA-guided endonuclease InsQ/TnpB family protein, whose protein sequence is MRSTLRCMMTTALLERVQSDRARILSATVSREVGRWFVSFTCEVERDAGQPKRPRDVVGVDAGLKHLAVLSTGEKVPNPRPLRKALRKIARLNRELARRKRRSRHWEDTRRRLNRAHARVARIRLDAMHKLTHRLATTFGTVVVEDLNVAGMGRNRRLSRAIYDAGLAELRRQLQYKCEWYGSRLVQAPRMYPSSKTCSRCGAIKEILPLWERVYRCDVCGTVMDRDENAAGIWRLLRPPSPGVDRRRKTPVERM, encoded by the coding sequence TTGCGCTCGACCCTTCGCTGCATGATGACCACGGCGCTCTTGGAGCGGGTGCAAAGTGACCGGGCGCGGATTCTGTCGGCGACCGTCTCCCGGGAAGTCGGGCGGTGGTTTGTGAGTTTCACCTGCGAAGTGGAGCGGGACGCTGGGCAGCCGAAGCGCCCCCGGGACGTGGTGGGAGTGGACGCCGGGCTGAAACACCTGGCGGTCCTGTCCACGGGGGAGAAGGTGCCGAACCCGCGACCCTTGCGCAAGGCATTGCGAAAGATCGCGCGGTTGAACCGGGAGTTGGCCCGGCGAAAACGCAGAAGCCGACACTGGGAGGATACCCGTCGGCGTCTGAACCGGGCCCACGCGAGGGTGGCGAGAATTCGCTTGGACGCCATGCACAAGCTGACTCACCGGCTGGCGACCACGTTCGGCACCGTCGTGGTGGAAGACCTGAATGTGGCGGGGATGGGGCGGAACCGGCGATTGTCCCGGGCGATCTACGACGCGGGGCTGGCGGAGTTGAGACGGCAGTTGCAGTATAAATGCGAGTGGTACGGGTCCCGTCTCGTCCAGGCCCCCAGGATGTATCCCAGTTCCAAGACCTGCTCCAGGTGCGGGGCGATCAAGGAAATCCTTCCGCTTTGGGAACGGGTGTACCGGTGTGACGTATGCGGGACGGTGATGGACCGGGACGAGAATGCGGCGGGAATCTGGCGGCTCTTGCGGCCGCCGTCGCCGGGAGTGGACCGGAGACGAAAAACGCCCGTCGAGAGGATGTAA
- a CDS encoding ABC transporter ATP-binding protein, whose product MEPILRIDRVSLSFGGVKAVNKVSLNVYPGQILGLIGPNGAGKSTLFNIITGLYKPSEGRIFFKGRDITGEKPHKITALGISRTFQNIRLLMDRTVFENILVAFHRQCQYSLVQTFFITRTFKQAERQVKERALQLLDSFGLASTADTLVEELPQGIQRRIEIVRAVATGADLIFLDEPAAGLNAIETKELIEVIKRLNREGKTIILIEHDMKLVKEVCEEIAVLHYGQLLRSGTFDTIRSDPLVIQAYLGRQKEHA is encoded by the coding sequence GTGGAACCCATCTTGCGGATTGACAGAGTCAGTCTGTCCTTCGGAGGGGTCAAGGCGGTCAACAAGGTCAGCCTAAATGTGTATCCAGGCCAAATATTGGGATTGATCGGTCCGAACGGTGCAGGAAAGAGCACGTTGTTCAATATCATCACAGGTCTGTATAAGCCGAGTGAAGGGAGAATTTTTTTCAAAGGCCGGGATATCACGGGCGAAAAACCACATAAAATTACGGCACTCGGGATCTCGAGGACGTTCCAAAATATTCGTCTATTGATGGACCGTACAGTGTTTGAAAACATCCTCGTTGCCTTCCATCGGCAATGTCAATACAGTCTGGTTCAAACTTTTTTCATAACACGTACGTTCAAGCAGGCGGAAAGGCAGGTAAAGGAGCGAGCTTTGCAACTCTTGGATTCCTTTGGACTAGCCTCCACAGCGGACACCCTTGTGGAAGAATTACCTCAAGGAATCCAGCGGCGGATTGAGATTGTGCGAGCTGTCGCAACTGGCGCCGACCTCATTTTTCTCGATGAACCCGCTGCCGGGCTCAACGCCATTGAGACGAAAGAACTGATTGAGGTCATCAAGCGGTTGAATCGCGAGGGCAAGACGATCATTCTCATCGAACATGATATGAAACTTGTGAAAGAGGTCTGTGAGGAAATCGCTGTACTCCACTACGGTCAACTGTTGCGATCGGGAACTTTTGATACCATTCGCTCCGATCCATTGGTGATTCAAGCCTACCTCGGGAGGCAGAAGGAGCATGCTTAA
- a CDS encoding Zn-dependent hydrolase, whose amino-acid sequence MRINGERLKKTITDMAQIGATPNGGVTRLALSDEDKDARDLLKRWMIETGLEIRIDDFGNLYGRRPGTDPEAGAILIGSHLDSVPAGGRFDGVVGVLASLEVLRTFKDLGIQTKRPVEMVNFTGEEGARFSPPMLGSGGITQMFSSSFIYDRVDADGVRFEDELIRIGYRGESPHRAKNVQHFVELHIEQGPILDTERVPIGAVEGIVGVSWLEVTVRGVRGHAGSTPMAMRRDALIAASVMVSAIAEVATQADKDLLLTVGKFVPRSSAPNVIPDEVTFSVDIRHYDSLIRKRGVQAVKDLLMSIGREKGVDVSVVDLWNMEPTVFSKSLVELICEVSSFLGYPVRKIRGGIGHDAKYMNEICPSAMIFIPCVEGKSHCEDELASWEDIEKGTNVLLHVVYRLAQQ is encoded by the coding sequence ATGAGAATTAATGGTGAACGGTTGAAAAAAACGATTACAGACATGGCTCAAATCGGGGCTACGCCGAACGGCGGGGTAACAAGACTGGCCTTGTCCGATGAGGATAAGGACGCGCGGGATCTCCTCAAACGCTGGATGATCGAAACGGGACTGGAAATCCGCATCGACGATTTTGGGAATCTGTACGGAAGGCGGCCCGGAACAGATCCTGAAGCCGGAGCTATTCTGATCGGTTCTCACTTGGACTCGGTGCCGGCAGGCGGACGCTTTGACGGCGTCGTGGGAGTTTTGGCCAGTCTGGAAGTCTTGCGGACATTTAAAGATCTTGGAATTCAGACAAAGAGACCAGTGGAAATGGTTAATTTTACAGGAGAAGAAGGTGCCCGTTTCAGTCCTCCCATGTTGGGGAGTGGCGGTATCACTCAAATGTTTAGCTCATCTTTTATTTATGACCGGGTTGATGCTGATGGAGTTCGGTTTGAAGATGAATTGATCCGTATCGGCTACCGGGGAGAGAGTCCTCATCGGGCAAAGAATGTACAACATTTTGTAGAACTGCACATCGAACAGGGGCCGATCCTCGATACGGAACGTGTTCCCATCGGCGCAGTAGAAGGAATCGTCGGTGTTTCGTGGTTGGAGGTTACAGTTCGCGGGGTTCGCGGACACGCAGGGTCAACCCCGATGGCGATGCGACGCGATGCTTTAATCGCCGCTTCCGTCATGGTATCAGCAATTGCGGAAGTCGCCACACAGGCCGACAAGGACTTGTTATTGACGGTTGGAAAATTTGTGCCCCGTTCATCGGCTCCCAATGTGATTCCCGACGAAGTGACGTTTTCTGTAGATATCCGCCACTATGATTCCCTGATACGAAAACGTGGTGTCCAAGCCGTTAAAGATTTGTTGATGAGCATCGGGAGAGAAAAGGGCGTCGATGTATCGGTGGTCGATCTGTGGAATATGGAGCCCACCGTTTTTTCTAAGAGTCTTGTTGAATTAATATGTGAAGTCTCGAGCTTCCTAGGCTATCCCGTCCGAAAAATCCGAGGCGGAATCGGACATGATGCAAAATACATGAACGAGATATGCCCGTCGGCTATGATTTTCATCCCGTGTGTTGAAGGCAAGAGTCACTGTGAAGATGAGCTGGCATCGTGGGAAGATATTGAAAAAGGTACGAATGTCTTGCTCCACGTTGTATATCGTTTGGCTCAACAATGA
- the speB gene encoding agmatinase has protein sequence MSQDWKSDVTKFPRFEGVRTFMRLPYDPEPKGVDVVILGAPFDTTATFRTGARFGPEAVRRISSLLRPAHAYHAVRPTDVLKIVDGGDIPVIPGNTLRSYGYITDVIHSWVNEGAIPITLGGDHGIALAELRALAQVHGPLALIQFDAHLDTWDEYWEEKYTHGTPFRRALEEGLLDPLRSTQIGIRGTVYDPTDIEEGRSLGFEVLTAEKVREIGLEQTIRTAIERAGSAKTFVSFDVDFLDPAYAPGTGTPEIGGFTTFEAQQLLRKLYPLDFVGFDIVEVLPAFDPTETTALAGATVAFEFLSLVASGRKGA, from the coding sequence ATGTCTCAGGATTGGAAGAGTGATGTCACCAAATTTCCGAGGTTTGAAGGTGTCCGGACCTTCATGCGTCTACCTTACGATCCAGAACCTAAAGGGGTAGATGTGGTAATTCTCGGGGCTCCGTTTGATACAACGGCTACTTTCCGAACTGGAGCGCGTTTCGGACCTGAAGCGGTTCGGCGGATATCTTCTCTTCTAAGACCCGCGCATGCCTACCATGCAGTTCGTCCGACAGATGTCCTTAAGATAGTGGATGGTGGGGATATCCCGGTTATTCCTGGAAACACTTTGAGAAGTTATGGATACATCACTGATGTAATACATTCTTGGGTCAACGAGGGGGCTATACCAATTACATTGGGTGGTGACCACGGTATTGCGTTAGCTGAACTGCGTGCTTTAGCTCAAGTGCACGGCCCCTTGGCTTTAATCCAATTCGATGCTCACCTAGATACCTGGGATGAGTATTGGGAAGAGAAATATACCCATGGTACCCCATTCCGCAGGGCTCTAGAAGAAGGGCTTCTAGACCCATTACGGTCTACCCAAATTGGCATAAGAGGAACTGTATACGATCCAACAGACATCGAAGAGGGGCGTTCGTTGGGTTTTGAGGTTCTTACCGCTGAGAAGGTTCGCGAAATCGGCCTTGAGCAAACAATACGCACGGCTATCGAGCGGGCCGGATCGGCCAAAACCTTTGTCTCGTTTGATGTCGATTTTCTAGACCCAGCATATGCGCCAGGAACTGGAACTCCGGAAATTGGCGGATTTACAACTTTTGAAGCTCAACAATTGCTTCGAAAACTTTACCCGCTCGATTTTGTTGGGTTTGATATTGTAGAGGTACTTCCTGCATTTGACCCTACAGAGACGACGGCACTTGCTGGCGCAACGGTTGCATTCGAGTTTCTATCCCTGGTAGCTTCCGGCAGGAAAGGGGCCTAA
- a CDS encoding polysaccharide deacetylase family protein — translation MGVDWIQGYQATVSFCFDVDAEASWIGNPENQRRLSLLSASAFGRRIGVPRILRVLDNYNIKATFFIPGYTAEIDPNLVKTIAESGHAIGCHGYYHERTDELSYEQEDDILARSKMQIKSITGITPLGFRAPLWEITPQTLSLLDKHNFGYDSSLMGLDYPYEVRVPDSNRNILEIPVTWLLDDWEQFAYSAKPADGYVIEEPEKVLRLWLAEFDALYTEGGAFTLTMHPEIIGRASRISILDRLIQHIKQYDGVLICTLDDLYTNWKAGNLSIPTFNY, via the coding sequence GTGGGTGTTGATTGGATTCAAGGTTATCAGGCGACAGTTTCGTTCTGTTTCGATGTGGATGCGGAAGCCAGTTGGATTGGAAACCCGGAGAACCAGAGACGGCTGTCGTTGTTATCTGCCTCGGCGTTTGGTCGGCGTATAGGCGTACCAAGAATTCTACGCGTCCTGGATAACTACAACATCAAAGCTACATTCTTCATACCTGGATATACAGCTGAAATAGATCCAAATCTAGTCAAGACCATAGCTGAGTCCGGGCATGCGATCGGCTGTCATGGCTACTATCACGAGAGAACCGATGAACTTAGCTATGAACAAGAGGACGATATCCTAGCACGATCTAAAATGCAAATCAAATCCATAACTGGTATAACACCCCTCGGCTTTCGGGCACCGCTATGGGAGATCACGCCTCAAACGTTAAGCCTACTAGATAAACATAACTTCGGTTACGATTCCAGCTTAATGGGCCTGGATTATCCCTACGAAGTTAGAGTGCCTGATTCGAATAGGAATATTCTGGAGATACCTGTGACGTGGCTATTGGATGACTGGGAACAATTCGCTTATAGCGCGAAGCCAGCTGATGGCTACGTAATCGAAGAACCTGAGAAAGTGCTTCGTTTATGGCTGGCGGAGTTTGACGCCTTGTACACAGAAGGGGGAGCGTTCACTCTGACCATGCACCCTGAGATAATCGGTCGGGCCTCGCGCATTTCGATCTTAGATCGGTTAATTCAGCATATCAAGCAATATGACGGAGTGTTGATTTGCACATTAGATGATTTATACACCAATTGGAAGGCCGGTAACCTTTCGATCCCGACTTTTAACTACTGA
- a CDS encoding sigma-54 interaction domain-containing protein, giving the protein MQWTGLYDHTWFLRILDSLTDGIFIANGQGITLWVNQASAKICGLSREELIGKSVYELEEKGIFSPSVTRKVLQENRPMSVVQTMRDGRKYLVTGTALYNESGEIQLVIANSRDITEAINFHQQLDELEDLVRHYSQELRKIRLEKQHEERDLVVGKSKTFRDLTELVERVADMDVTILITGESGVGKNVIARRIHELSPRYNQPFLQLNCSSIPEALFESELFGYKKGAFTGANPNGKIGLVQLADKGTLFLDEIGELPLHVQAKLLHLLQDKRFLPIGAEKPVTVDVRIIAATNRDLQQMVQDGTFRKDLYYRLSIIPIQVPSLRERKEDILPLIDHFTEKFNKKYGVKKHFEAGALEILLDYEWPGNIRELENCIERLIAISKHNTIRPDDLPPDLRERSSRITFPHLSGMSLREALEQVEKTYLIHAYREYQSTRKAAKVLGMSQSSLVRRLKKYGIR; this is encoded by the coding sequence ATGCAGTGGACAGGACTGTACGACCACACCTGGTTTTTGAGAATCTTGGACTCTCTTACGGACGGGATCTTCATCGCAAATGGACAAGGAATCACGTTGTGGGTCAATCAGGCCAGTGCTAAAATCTGTGGTCTGTCTCGAGAAGAATTAATTGGAAAGTCGGTGTACGAGTTAGAGGAGAAGGGAATATTCAGTCCGTCCGTCACCCGTAAGGTGTTGCAAGAAAATCGTCCCATGAGTGTCGTTCAGACTATGAGGGACGGGCGGAAATATCTGGTGACCGGAACCGCTCTTTATAATGAATCTGGCGAGATCCAGTTGGTGATTGCCAACTCGCGTGATATTACAGAAGCCATAAATTTCCATCAACAGCTGGATGAATTGGAGGATTTGGTGAGGCACTACAGTCAAGAACTCAGAAAGATTCGTCTGGAGAAGCAACACGAAGAACGAGACCTCGTTGTGGGTAAAAGCAAAACCTTTCGAGATCTTACGGAACTTGTAGAGCGGGTTGCAGACATGGATGTCACGATCTTGATCACGGGCGAATCGGGTGTGGGTAAAAACGTCATCGCCAGAAGAATTCACGAATTGAGCCCCCGCTATAATCAACCTTTTCTGCAGTTGAACTGCAGCTCAATCCCTGAAGCACTGTTTGAATCGGAGCTGTTCGGATACAAAAAAGGAGCATTTACCGGCGCAAATCCCAATGGGAAAATCGGACTGGTCCAATTGGCCGATAAAGGAACCCTCTTTTTGGATGAAATTGGAGAGCTGCCGCTTCATGTGCAAGCCAAACTTTTGCATCTTCTTCAAGATAAACGATTTTTACCGATTGGAGCCGAAAAGCCCGTTACTGTGGACGTCCGAATCATTGCGGCAACCAACCGAGACCTTCAACAAATGGTTCAAGATGGAACTTTTCGGAAGGATCTATACTACCGCTTAAGCATCATCCCGATCCAAGTTCCCAGTCTGAGGGAACGCAAAGAGGATATTCTTCCATTGATCGATCATTTTACAGAAAAATTTAATAAAAAATATGGGGTCAAAAAACATTTTGAAGCAGGGGCCCTTGAAATCTTGCTGGATTACGAGTGGCCCGGCAACATACGTGAATTGGAGAATTGTATTGAACGATTGATTGCCATTTCAAAACATAACACCATACGTCCTGACGACCTACCGCCCGACCTCAGAGAAAGGTCTTCTCGAATCACATTCCCTCACCTCTCTGGCATGTCCCTGAGAGAGGCATTGGAGCAAGTCGAAAAGACATATCTGATCCACGCCTACCGCGAATATCAAAGTACGAGGAAAGCGGCGAAAGTATTGGGGATGAGTCAATCGTCCCTGGTTCGACGGTTGAAGAAATACGGAATTCGATAG